One genomic region from Nitrospira sp. encodes:
- a CDS encoding glycosyltransferase: MKILCVLGEHAYGDPSRGEGPEYANFLPGLRRLGHQVHFFESLSRTLYDDFSRLNQALLKRVEETSPDVLFCVLMHYEVWTETIRAIRNKGAWVVNWSTDDSWKYRMFSRLIGSEFDLFMTTYPQMIERYHQDGINSVCLSQWAANADTLMFPLPAAACRYPVSFVGAAYGNRRAMIARLRHEGIEVACFGHGWPEGPVETKRMGEIIRESQISLNFSDGAHGRSDSVNRQIKARIFEVPGYGGCLLTEKTPNLDQYFHIGEEVLTFEGANEVVEQVKSLLSHPERRDEIARRGFERVRRDHTYERRFEEILAELNERAARRPQRPIDWTTFEAAADRHSLSPALKLIRSFLVGAASVMFGKRRGPRAARRLTFELSWRLRGAWTYGAAGWPGRMFYRES; encoded by the coding sequence TCTTCCTGGTTTGCGGCGTTTAGGGCATCAGGTTCACTTCTTCGAGTCGTTGTCCCGCACACTGTACGATGATTTTTCTCGCTTGAATCAAGCATTGTTGAAACGTGTGGAGGAGACGAGCCCGGATGTCCTTTTCTGCGTTCTGATGCACTATGAAGTCTGGACCGAGACCATCCGTGCGATCCGGAACAAGGGGGCCTGGGTCGTCAATTGGTCGACCGATGATTCCTGGAAATATCGGATGTTCTCCAGGCTGATCGGTTCGGAATTCGATCTCTTTATGACGACCTACCCGCAGATGATCGAACGCTACCATCAAGACGGCATCAACTCAGTCTGTCTTTCTCAGTGGGCGGCCAATGCCGATACCTTGATGTTCCCCTTGCCGGCTGCTGCCTGTCGATATCCTGTGAGCTTTGTCGGGGCAGCGTATGGGAATCGCCGAGCCATGATCGCCAGGCTTCGTCACGAAGGCATCGAGGTCGCCTGTTTCGGCCATGGATGGCCGGAAGGTCCCGTTGAAACCAAGCGCATGGGGGAAATCATTCGCGAATCGCAGATCAGCCTTAATTTCAGCGATGGAGCGCACGGTCGTTCTGATTCTGTAAATCGACAGATCAAGGCACGTATTTTTGAAGTGCCGGGATATGGAGGCTGTCTTCTGACTGAGAAGACCCCGAACCTCGATCAGTATTTCCACATCGGGGAAGAAGTTCTGACCTTCGAAGGTGCCAACGAGGTGGTCGAACAGGTCAAATCGCTGCTCTCTCATCCTGAGCGGCGAGATGAGATTGCGCGACGCGGCTTTGAGCGAGTGCGACGAGACCATACCTATGAGCGACGCTTTGAGGAGATACTGGCCGAACTCAACGAACGTGCGGCACGACGACCTCAACGGCCGATCGACTGGACGACGTTTGAGGCGGCGGCTGATCGCCACAGCCTAAGTCCTGCGCTGAAGCTGATCCGATCTTTTCTGGTCGGCGCCGCGTCTGTGATGTTCGGCAAGCGACGGGGTCCGCGCGCTGCACGTCGGCTGACCTTCGAACTCTCCTGGCGTTTGCGAGGGGCCTGGACCTACGGGGCTGCCGGCTGGCCTGGTCGGATGTTTTACAGGGAAAGTTGA
- a CDS encoding glycosyltransferase family A protein, producing the protein MNARPLVTVAMSAYNASGTIDVALRSILTQTYQDWELIVVDDGSTDRTAESISHVKDSRIRFIQEPSGNLGLAARLNQCVRLARGQYVARMDADDVAYPQRLERQVQFLEEHRGIDLLGTGAVIFKGEGEVIGCYPTASSHEAICRRPWWGFPLAHPTWMGKRTWFLSHPYSDEDTRCEDQALLLQSFSYSRFAALEEVLLGYRVAGIEAGKLSRGRLNYCRRLLAGVKNLPSFGWALKGLGMHGAAMARDVMLNLSGTIEKESRESWAPAGRAEREQWQSIWTRVSLERPVFTDA; encoded by the coding sequence TTGAACGCACGGCCTCTGGTTACTGTTGCGATGTCGGCGTACAACGCGTCCGGGACGATTGACGTTGCCTTGCGGTCCATTCTGACCCAAACGTATCAAGACTGGGAATTGATCGTCGTCGACGATGGCTCGACTGATCGGACCGCAGAGAGCATATCGCATGTGAAGGATTCCCGAATCCGATTCATTCAAGAGCCGTCAGGGAATCTGGGCCTCGCTGCACGGTTGAATCAATGTGTGCGCCTTGCCAGGGGACAGTATGTCGCCAGAATGGATGCCGACGACGTGGCGTATCCGCAGCGTCTTGAACGGCAGGTTCAGTTCCTTGAAGAGCATCGCGGAATCGATCTGCTGGGAACCGGTGCGGTGATTTTCAAGGGGGAAGGCGAGGTCATCGGTTGCTATCCAACGGCAAGCTCACACGAGGCCATTTGTCGACGACCATGGTGGGGGTTTCCGCTTGCCCATCCGACTTGGATGGGCAAGCGGACCTGGTTCTTATCTCATCCCTATTCCGACGAAGATACCCGGTGCGAAGATCAAGCGCTCCTTCTTCAAAGTTTTTCTTACAGTCGCTTTGCGGCGTTGGAGGAGGTTCTCTTAGGTTACCGTGTGGCCGGCATCGAAGCTGGAAAATTGAGCCGTGGTCGGCTGAACTATTGTCGTCGGCTCCTTGCCGGAGTGAAGAACCTTCCCTCGTTCGGCTGGGCGCTGAAGGGGCTCGGCATGCATGGTGCTGCTATGGCAAGAGATGTCATGCTCAACTTAAGCGGCACGATCGAAAAGGAATCTCGTGAGTCGTGGGCGCCTGCCGGTCGGGCAGAGAGAGAACAGTGGCAATCTATATGGACTCGG